CCGACCGGGATGCGCCGACCGCGGCCCGCTCCGGACGGACACCGTCGCGGACGGTGGAAACCCTGGTCGCCGAGGCGATGCTGCCGCCCCACGCGGTCGGCAAGGGGGAACGGGTGGTCATCCGCTTCGTGTCCCAGCGCAGCGGCGGCTGCGGCAGCCTGGAGGGCCGGGACCGCGTCTGCGTCGCTCTGGCCGGAGGGGAAGGCGCCGGCCTGTAACGGCCTCGTCCGCTTCCGTCTCACAGCATCGGCAACAACCAGAGGCGGCGCCCACCGGACGGTCGGGCGCCGTCTTCGGTTTTCCACAATAGCCTCACCCCCACATCCCCGAGCATATAGGTACTCAAACAATAAAGCCCCGGAGGAGCCGCCCAGTGCCGCCCATCCGGAAGAACGAAGAGTTCGGGGGAACGCTGCGGATGAGGTGTGGAGATGGTATCCGGTGCAGGTGAACGGGCAAAACGCTCGACCTTTCAAGTCGTTGTGGTGGATTGCCTGATTGCGGGCGTCGTGGTGGCCGCTTTGGCGGTGTTCGGCGGCATGACCGCCATGGAGGCGACGCGCATCGCCGACGGCAACGCCGAACTGGCGCAGCGGGTGGCCGAAAACCAGAGGATCGCGCTGGAGGCCGAGCGGCTCGCCAAGCTGGGCGAGGCGGTGATCGTCAGCGGCGACGAGGCGACGCGCGGCGACGCGCTGACCAGCCTGGACGCCCACGCCGCGCGGATGTCGGCCAACGCCGCGCCGGAGATCGCGCAGACCGTCGTCAAGGCGGTCGCGGCGAGCCGGGAGGCCGCGGCCATCGGTGCCAAGGTCGAGGCGCTGGACAAGAAGTTCGGTTTCAACATCAGCCGCGCGGAAAGCCTGTCGGGCGACATCGCCCGCGGCCTGTCGGCGGCGATGCGCGCGACCACGCAGCCGGCGGATGAGCAGGCGCTCGCCACGCTCTTCTCGACGATCCGCGACGCCAAGTTCCTGCTGACCCGCCTGCCGTCCCAGCTCTACCCGCCGGCCGTCGGCAACGACCTGCGCCAGTTCCGCGAGCACATGGCCAAGGCCATGGAGCTGCGCCGGCATCTGCCATCCGCCGACGAGTTCGAGAGTGTCGCCGACGACATCGCGTCCTTCGCCGCACTCGACGAGGCCTTCACGCAGCGCACCGAAACGTTGCGCCTGACCACCGACGCCCACGCCCACAACCAGGAGGTCCGGACGCTGGTCGACGGGCTGGTACAGGGGATGAACGCCGCCTCGGACGCGGTGACCGCGCGCAGTCAGGAGGGAGCGGCGGCGCTGACCGCGGTGCTCGACCGGCTGACGCTGATCGCGCTGGGTGCCTTCGTGCTGATCGGGCTGATCGGTGGCCTGAACATGCTGCTGGGGTACCGTTTCATCATGCAGCCGGTGCGCGACGCCAGCCGGGCGCTCCAGGCGCTGACCCGCGGCGAGGGCGCGGTGCCCCTGCGCCCCTCGCCCCTGCGCGAGATCGCCGACATCCACGGCGCGGTCGAGGCGTTCCGCGAGGCGCTGGACGCCCGCCAGCGGGCGGAGGAGACGCGCCGCGACCAGGAGCGCCGCGCCGAGGAGGAACGCCGCGCCCTGATGGCGAAACTGGCGGACGGGCTGGAGCGCACCGTCCAGGCGGTGGCCGGCTCCCTGTCCGTGGCGGCGGAGGAGGTCACCGGCTCCGCCCGCGCGGTGGCCGGCATGGCGTCGGACACCGCGCAGCGCACCCGCGCCGCCGCGGACGCCGCCGGCACGGCGACCAGCAACGTCGGCGCCGTGGCCTCGGCCAGCGAGCAGCTCTCCGCCTCCATCGACGGGATCGGGCGGCAGATCGCCCAGTCGCGCAGCGTGGCGGAGGACGCCGTCGCCGAATCCCGGCGCGCCGATGGCCTGACCAAGGGCCTGTCGGATTCCGCCCAGAAGATCGGCGAGGTGGTCGCCATCATCACCGCCATCGCCCAGCAGACCAACCTGCTGGCGCTCAACGCCAGCATCGAGGCGGCGCGGGCCGGCGACGCCGGCAAGGGCTTTGCCGTCGTCGCCACCGAGGTGAAGGCGCTCGCCTCCCAGACCGCCTCCTCGACGGAGGAGATCGCCACGCTGGTCCATGGCATCCAGCAATCGACCATGGGGGTGGTGGACGCCATCGCCCGCATCGGCTCCACCATTGGCGTCATCGGCGAGAGCGTGAGCGGCATCGCCGCGGCGGTCGAGCAGCAGCGCCAGGCCACCTCGGAGATCACCCACAACGTGCGCATCGTGGAGTGCATGAACACCGACGTGTCGTCCAACATCGGCGACGTCAGCCGGGTGGCGGTGGACACCGGGCGCTCCGCCGACGCCATGATGGGGGCGGCCGACCGCCTGTCGGAGCTGGCCGGCACCCTGAACGGCGCGGTGGACGATTTCCTGCGGCAGGTGCGGGCGTAAGCGCCGGTTCCCTGTTTTGTCCGTGTGCGCGGGGCGGGTGGCGTGCTAACAGGCGGAACGAGACCACGCCTGCCCCTCCGGACCCATGGAACTTCCCCCCTCGCTCCGCCACGCGGTGGACCGCGCGCTCGACGGCATCGCCCTGTCCGACCTGAAGCGCGCGGCGGACCGCCTCTCCCAACGCTACCGGGCGGAGGTGCGGGACGGGCGTTTCCACCTGTCGGACGATCTGGCGGCGCGGGCCTATCTCGCCACCCGCCTGCCGGCCACCTTCGCCGCCGTCCGCTCCAGCATGGAGGCGGTGGCCGAGGCGCTTCCCGACTTCGCGCCGGTCACCGCCCTGGACGTCGGGGCCGGGCCGGGAACAGCGCTTTGGGCGGCATCCGACTGCTGGGCCAGCCTGGACGATGCCCTGCTGATCGAGGGCAGCCCTGCCATCCGCGCGGTCGGCGAGACGCTGTCGCAAGCGGCGCCGGCGGCGCGAATCGCATGGCGGGCCGGCGACGCCACGGGTGACCTGCCTGGACTGGAACCGCGCGATCTGGTGACGCTGGCCTATGTGCTGGACGAACTGGCGGAGCCGGCGCGCGACCGGCTGGTCGACCGGTTGTGGTCGCTCACCGCCGGGACGCTGCTGATCGTGGAGCCCGGCACGCCGGCCGGCTGGGCGCGGATCATCCGGGCGCGGGAGCGGCTGGTCGCCGCCGGTGCCCATTTGGTGGCGCCCTGCGTGCATAGCGCTGCCTGTCCGCTGGCGGCACCGGACTGGTGCCATTTCTCCCGCCGGGTCGCCCGTTCCCGCCTGCATCGCATGGCCAAGGGGGCGGAGGTGCCATGGGAAGACGAGAAGTTCGTCTACATCGCCGCCTCCCGCCAGCCCGGTACCCGCCCCGAGGCCCGCATCATCGCACCGCCCTGGAGCGCCGGAAACGGACGCATCGGCTTCAAGCTCTGCGGCCGGGACGGCACCCGGACGGAGCGGATTCTCGGCAAGCGCGACGGCGCCGCCTTCAAGGCCGCGCGCCGGCTGGACTGGGGCGACGGCCTGTCCGCCCCGGACCAGCCGGAGTCCTAGACCCTACGCCACGCGCCGCCGCCGGCTCTCGCTGGCGCGGGACCGGCGTTCGCGCTCCAGCCGGCCGCGCAGGAAGGCCAGCACGGCGGCCTCCTCGGCCTCCAGTTCGGGAAGCTCCTCGCGCAGTTCGGTCTCGACCTCACGGGTCAGGGAGTCCAGCAGGTTGCCCTCCAGATAGGCGTCCAGAATCTCGGGATGGACGTAGCTCTTGCGGCAGACGCTGGCGGTGTTGCCGAGGCGGGCGGCCACCTGCTCGATGGCGTGGGTGACGTTGCGCTTGGCCTTGGCGGCGCTGTCGAAACTCTCGAACTCACGCAGCGCCATGGCGGCCAGAACGGTGCCGGCCCAGGTGCGGAAGTCCTTGGCGGTAAAGTCCTGGCCCGTGGCGGCGCGCAGATACTCGTTCACGTCGCCGGAACTCACCGCGTGGCGCTGCCCGTCGCGGTCGACATACTGGAACAACTCGTCCCCCGGCACGTCGCGGCAGGCGCGGACGACGCGGGCGAGGCGGCGGTCCTTCAGCGCGACGTTCCATTCCTTTCCGGATTTGCCCTTGAAGGTGAAACGGATTTCGGTCCCCTCGATGTCGGCGTGGTCGTCGCGCAGGGTGGTCAGGCCGTAGCTGCTGTTCTCCCGCGCGTAGCTTTCGTTGCCGACGCGGATCAGCGTGGTCTCCAGCAGCCGCACCACGGCGGCCAGCACCTTCTCGCGCGGCAGGCCACGGCGGGCGAGGTCGCCGTCCACCTGACGGCGGATGGCCGGCAGGGCGCGGCAGAAGTCGAGCATCCGCCCGAACTTCGTGCCCTCGCGCATCTCGGTCCAGCGCGGGTGGTAGCGGTACTGCTTGCGCCCGCGCGTGTCACGCCCCGTGGCCTGGAGATGGCCGTCCGGGTCCGGGCAGATCCAGACACCGCGGTAGGCCGGGGGAATCGCTAGCTTGCGGATGCGCTCCAGCGTGTCCTCCTCGGTCACCCGCGTGCCGTCGGGCCAGCGGTAGGAGAAGCCCTTGCCGGCGCGGCGCCGCCGGATGCCCGGCTCGTCGTCGCAGACGTAGCTCAGGCCGGCGCAGGCCGCGGCCTCCTCCGCGTCGGTGCGGGGATCGATGACCGTCACTCCGTCCATGCTGGAATCCCCATCGGTTGCCAGCCCTTCGGCTGCCAGCGGGAAACATCCGTGCCGGCTTTTGGTTGCATGGTTGCGGCGCGCACGCCGTTCGGCGACCATGGCCCCGGCCAAGCGACCCGCCGGCACCGAAGGGAAGAGGACGATGGACGAGATCAAGCTGACCGCCGCCCTGCCGAATCTGGACATCCAGATCCTGCACCGGGACGACCCGGAGCGTGGGTCCGAGACGATCGCCGTGCAGATCACCGCCACGCCCTCCTTCGACGCGCTGCGCGGGATGATGGGACCGGCGCTGCTGGCCTCGGCCAACCCGCTGCTCAACCCGGCCCTCGCCAATGCCAACCCGATGCTGGCCCTGTGGATGGCACCGATGCGGCTGTGGAGCGACGCGGTGCGGCAGGCCTGGGCGCCCTGGCTGCGCCTGACGCCATCGCCGGACGCTCGGAAGCCGTGACCAAAACCGGCTCGGTAACCGATCGTTAGGGCTATGGGGGGACCCTTTCCACAAGTCTGTTGTGGAGGGTCCTTATGTCCCAGGCGTCTTCGTGGCTGCGCGGTTCCGCGCTGTACCAGATCTATCCCCTCAGCTTTCTTGATGGAAACGGCGACGGCTGGGGTGATCTGGACGGCGTGCTGGACGGCCTCGGCCATGTGGCGTCGCTCGGCGTGCAGGGGGTGTGGATCAGCCCCTTCTACCCGTCGCCGCAGAAGGACTTCGGCTACGACATCACCGACCACCGGGCGGTCGACCCGCGCATGGGCCGGCTGGAGACGGTGGACCGCATCATCGAGGCGGCGCACGGCCACGGGCTGAAGGTGATCCTTGATCTGGTCTGCGGCCACACGTCGGACGCGCACCCCTGGTTCGGCGCCAGCCGCCGGTCGCGCGACGGAGAGTTCGCCGACTGGTACGTCTGGGCCGACCCGCGCCCTGATGGGACGCCGCCCAACAACTGGCTGTCGGTGTTCGGCGGTCCAGCCTGGACGTGGGAGCCGCGGCGGCGCCAGTATTATCTGCACCATTTCCTGTCCAGCCAGCCCGCCCTGAACCTGCACGACGAGGCGGTGCTCCAGGCGCTCGACGACACGGCGGCCTTCTGGCTGGAGCGTGGGGTGGACGGCTTCCGCATCGACGCGGTGGACTTCTTCGCCCACGACCCGCAACTGCGCTCCAACCCCGCGGCGGCCTGGGGCGGGGCGGAGCCGCCGGCCAAGCTGTTCGCCCTGCAACAGCATCTCTACGACATGATGCACCCGGCCATTCACACCGTGCTGGCCCGGCTGCGCGTCGTCGTGGATCGCTATCCCGACCGGGTGCTGCTGGGCGAGTTGTCGAGCCAGCCGGGCGCGGCGCGGCGCATCGCCGCCTATTGCGGGCCGCAGGGACTGCACGCCGCCTACACCCTGTCGCTGGCCAAGCAGCCCTTCACCGCGCAGAACTTCGCCGGGGCGCTGACCGGCACGCCGCAGCCGGAGGCGATCTGCTGGAGCTTCTCCAACCACGACGTCGAGCGCGCCGCCAGCCGCTGGCTGCCCCCCGGCGCCGATCCGGAGCGCTTCAACGCTCTGCTCGCCACCCTGTTCGCCACGCTTCCCGGCACCGTCTGCCTCTATCAGGGGGAGGAACTGGCGCTGCCGAACGCAGTGCTGGAGCCGGAGGATCTGCGCGACCCCTTCGGCATCGCCTATTGGCCCGACTTCCAGGGACGCGACGGCAGCCGCACGCCGATGCCCTGGCGGTCCGGCGTCGCCAATGCCGGTTTCTCAAGCGCGGTCGAGACCTGGCTGCCGGTGGCCGAAATTCACCACACCCTGGCGGTCGACGTGCAGGAACGGCGCCCCGGTAGCCCGCTCGACGTTTGGCGGAACGCCCTGCGGCTGCGCGGCCGCCATCCGGCGCTGACTCAGGGCAGCGTGGCGGCGGTGGAGGAGGCCGGCAGCGTGCTCGCCTTCGAGCGGACGGCCGAGGGCGAAAGCCTGTTGGCCGTCTTCAACCTGTCCGACCAGCCGGCGGAATACGCGCTGAAGCGCAAGCCGCTGATGGTTGCCCTCGACCTGCCGCGCCCGCCGGGAGCGTCGGTTCCCGAGATCAGCGCCGATGGGCGGACGCTGGTCCTGCCGCCTCTCGCCGCCTTCCTGGGGCGACGTGGTTGAGGCGCACACCTAATCCGTAGGGTCAGGGTAGACCTGTCATGCGCTTTTGTGCGATGAATCGGAACGAAAACGCTGCTTTGTTACAGTTGTGAAAATTCCCTCGCAACAAGTGGTCCGACGGGCCGCTTGAAACGAAAAGGGAAGGCGGAGTCCACGGGAGAAGAATCGTGAAAAGACGTGCGTTTCTGAAGTCGGCGGGTGCGGGCGCCGCGGCCGCGGGTGCGGGGCTGGCGGTCACCGGCGTGGCCGCGCCGGCCATTGCGCAGTCGCAGCCGGAAATCCAGTGGCGCCTGGCGTCGAGCTTCCCGAAGAGCACCGACATCCTGTTCGGCGCATCGGAGCTGATCGCCCGCCGCGTCGCCGAGAGCACGGACGGCAAGTTCCAGATCCGCGCCTTCCCGGGCGGTGAACTGGTGCCCGGCCTCCAGGTGCTCGACGCCGTGCAGAACGGTTCGGTCCAGTGCGGCCACACCTGCGGCTACTACTATGTCGGCAAGGACCCGACCTTCGCCTTCGACACGGCCATTCCGTTCGGCCCGAACGCGCGTCAGACCACTGCCTGGTTCCAGGCCGGGGGTCTGGAACTGATGCGCGCCTTCATGAAGAACTACAATGTCATTCAGTTTCCGGCGGGCAACACCGGCGCCCAGATGGGCGGCTGGTACCGCAAGGAAATCAAGACCGTCGAGGACTTCCAGGGGCTGAAGATCCGCATCGCCGGCATCACTGGTCAGATCATGTCGAAGATGGGCGCCACCCCGACCCAGATCGCCGGCGCGGATGTCTATCCGGCGCTGGAAAAGGGCACCATCGACGCGACCGAATTCGTCGGCCCCTACGACGACGAGCGTCTGGGCTTCCATCAGGTCGCCAAGTATTACTACTACCCGGGCTGGTGGGAAGGCGGGCCGAACGTCTCGCTCTACGTCAACCTGCAGGAATGGGAGAAGCTCCCCAAGGCGTACCAGTCGATCCTGACGGCAGCCTGCGCCGAGGCGAACACCTACATGATCGCCCGCTACGATGCGGAGAACGCAAAGGCCCTGAAGCGCCTGATCGCCAAGGGCACCTTGCTGCGCGGCTACCCGCGCGAACTGATGGAGCAGGCGCACAAGATCGCCTTCGAGTATTATGACGAGTTGGCGAAGACCAACCCGAATTTCAAGACGATCTACGAGAGTTGGAAGCCGTTCCTGGACGAGACCCAGCTCTGGTTCCGCGTCGCCGAGCTGCCCTACGACAACTTCATGGCGACGAACAGCTCCAAGAAGTAAAATCGTTTTTCTGAAAACAGGCCCCCAGCCGCGCCGCGGCTGGGGGCTTTTCTTTTGTTCGTCAGCCGACATCCTTCTGCGGCATCAGTTCCATCTGGCGTTTGGCACCGGGCCGGGTCAGCATGCGGCCATGCCACGCCTGGACGTTGGGGTAGGTGGCGATGTCGATGTTCGACTCCTCCACGAGGTCGATCCACGGGAAGGCGAAAATGTCGGCGATGGTGACCCGCTCACCCTCGATGAAGGTCCGCCCCGCCAGATGGCGGTCGAACTGGGCGAGCCCGCTGGCCGCTGCCGCGTCGATCCAGGGCAGGGCGTTGGCGTCGCCGTTGAACTTGCGCACCGCGCGGGCGCGCTGGACGGGCAGCAGCACGTCGGCCAGCCAGGACAGCCACTCCGCCAGCTTGACCTTCTCACGCTCGTCCCGCCCACCGAATTGGCCAGTCTTTTCCGCCAGATAAGTCAGGATGACGCCCGATTCGGAGATGCTGAGGTCCCCATGGACCAGGGTCGGTACCCGGCCGAAGCGATTGATGGCGAGATAATCCGCCGACTTCTGCTGGCCGCCGCGCAGGTCGACATGGCGGTAGGCGAAGGGTACCCCGGCCATCGACAGGAACAGGACGACGCGGGTGGCGGGCTGCGAGTTGACATTGCCGTAGACGGTGAATTCGGCGGACACGGTCGAAGAACCCTCCATGCTGATCGCGCTTGGCCGCGCGGATTGCCGAAAACCATGACCGCAAGCCCGACGGGACGCCAGAGCAAATCGCGGGGCGCGATGCCGCGGGGTGGGGAAGGGGGTTTCGCACCGCCTCATCCCTCCCACATGTTATCAGAGCGGAACCGGGGCCGAGCGCCCCGGAGCGAACGATGGGAGGATGGGGCATGCGCCGTGTGGCCGCAGGACTGTTGATCGGGCTGATCGCCGCCGCCGTGGCCGGAACGGCGGGCGCGCAGACACAGCAGGGCATGGCGCGGCACGGCATGGCGCTGTATGGCGAGCCCAAATATGGGCCGGACTTCCGGCATTTCGATTACGTCAACCCGGACGCCCCGAAGGGCGGCAAGGTGACCCTTCAGGCCATCGGCTCCTTCGACACGCTGAACCCCTTCACGTTGCGCGGGGTGCCCGCGGCGGGGGCGGCGCTGATCTACGACACGCTGATGACCGGGTCGGCGGACGAGCCCTTCACCGAATACGGCCTGCTCGCGGAAAGCGTGGAGATGCCGGAGGACCGCTCCTCCATCACCTTCAACCTGCGCTCCGGCGCGCGGTGGCACGACGGCAAGCCGGTCACCGCGGAGGACGTGGTGTTCTCCTTCACCATCCTGACGGAGAGCCATCCCTTCTACCGCAGCTATTACGGCGCGGTGGACAAGGTGGAGGCGGAGGGGGAGCGCCGCGTCCGCTTCACCTTCAAGCCGGGCGACAACCGCGAGCTTCCGATGATCGTCGGCCAGCTGCCCGTCCTGCCGAAGCATTATTGGGAGGGCAAGGACTTCCAGTCGACCACGCTGGAGCCACCGCTGGGCAGTGGTCCCTACCGCATCGCGTCCTTCGATCCGGGCCGCGGCATCACCTATGAGCGGGTTGCCGACTATTGGGGCCGGGACCTGCCGGTGAATGTCGGGCGGAACAATTTCGGCAGCATGGCCTACGAGTATTACCGCGACGCCAGCGTCGCCCTGCAGGCCTTCCGCGGCGGGCTGTACGACTTCCGCCAGGAAAATGTCGCCAAGACCTGGGCCACCGGCTACGACTTCGACGCCGTGCGCGACGGCAGGGTGGTGAAGGAGGAGATCGCCAACGAGGTGCCGGCGGGCATGCAGGGCTTCGTGTTCAACACGCGCCGCCCGGTCTTCGCGAACCCGAAGGTGCGCCAAGCCATCGCCTACGCCTTCGATTTCGAATGGACGAACCAGACCCTGTTCTACGGCGCCTACAAACGGACGGAGAGCTATTTCGAGAACTCGCCGCTCCAGTCCAGGGACCTGCCGCAGGGCCGCGAACTGGCGATCCTGGAGCCGCTGCGTGGGAAGGTGCCCGCCGAGGTCTTCGAGAAGACCTACCACCCGCCCAGCACGGAGGGCCAGAACGGGCTGCGCCGCAACCTCTTGGAGGCCAAGCGGCTGCTCGACGAGGCGGGGACCGACGTGCGCAACGGGGTGCGGGTCGACGTCGCGACCGGCAAGCCGCTGGACTTCGAAATCCTTCTGGACAGCCCGACCTTCGAGCGGGTGACGCTGCCCTTCATCGAGAATCTGAAGCGGCTCGGGATCCGCGCCAGCATCCGCACGGTGGACACAACCCAGTACGAGAACCGCACGCGTGACTTCGATTTCGACATGGT
The Azospirillum brasilense genome window above contains:
- a CDS encoding methyl-accepting chemotaxis protein, with the translated sequence MDCLIAGVVVAALAVFGGMTAMEATRIADGNAELAQRVAENQRIALEAERLAKLGEAVIVSGDEATRGDALTSLDAHAARMSANAAPEIAQTVVKAVAASREAAAIGAKVEALDKKFGFNISRAESLSGDIARGLSAAMRATTQPADEQALATLFSTIRDAKFLLTRLPSQLYPPAVGNDLRQFREHMAKAMELRRHLPSADEFESVADDIASFAALDEAFTQRTETLRLTTDAHAHNQEVRTLVDGLVQGMNAASDAVTARSQEGAAALTAVLDRLTLIALGAFVLIGLIGGLNMLLGYRFIMQPVRDASRALQALTRGEGAVPLRPSPLREIADIHGAVEAFREALDARQRAEETRRDQERRAEEERRALMAKLADGLERTVQAVAGSLSVAAEEVTGSARAVAGMASDTAQRTRAAADAAGTATSNVGAVASASEQLSASIDGIGRQIAQSRSVAEDAVAESRRADGLTKGLSDSAQKIGEVVAIITAIAQQTNLLALNASIEAARAGDAGKGFAVVATEVKALASQTASSTEEIATLVHGIQQSTMGVVDAIARIGSTIGVIGESVSGIAAAVEQQRQATSEITHNVRIVECMNTDVSSNIGDVSRVAVDTGRSADAMMGAADRLSELAGTLNGAVDDFLRQVRA
- a CDS encoding small ribosomal subunit Rsm22 family protein is translated as MELPPSLRHAVDRALDGIALSDLKRAADRLSQRYRAEVRDGRFHLSDDLAARAYLATRLPATFAAVRSSMEAVAEALPDFAPVTALDVGAGPGTALWAASDCWASLDDALLIEGSPAIRAVGETLSQAAPAARIAWRAGDATGDLPGLEPRDLVTLAYVLDELAEPARDRLVDRLWSLTAGTLLIVEPGTPAGWARIIRARERLVAAGAHLVAPCVHSAACPLAAPDWCHFSRRVARSRLHRMAKGAEVPWEDEKFVYIAASRQPGTRPEARIIAPPWSAGNGRIGFKLCGRDGTRTERILGKRDGAAFKAARRLDWGDGLSAPDQPES
- a CDS encoding DNA topoisomerase IB, producing the protein MDGVTVIDPRTDAEEAAACAGLSYVCDDEPGIRRRRAGKGFSYRWPDGTRVTEEDTLERIRKLAIPPAYRGVWICPDPDGHLQATGRDTRGRKQYRYHPRWTEMREGTKFGRMLDFCRALPAIRRQVDGDLARRGLPREKVLAAVVRLLETTLIRVGNESYARENSSYGLTTLRDDHADIEGTEIRFTFKGKSGKEWNVALKDRRLARVVRACRDVPGDELFQYVDRDGQRHAVSSGDVNEYLRAATGQDFTAKDFRTWAGTVLAAMALREFESFDSAAKAKRNVTHAIEQVAARLGNTASVCRKSYVHPEILDAYLEGNLLDSLTREVETELREELPELEAEEAAVLAFLRGRLERERRSRASESRRRRVA
- a CDS encoding alpha-glucosidase family protein, with the translated sequence MSQASSWLRGSALYQIYPLSFLDGNGDGWGDLDGVLDGLGHVASLGVQGVWISPFYPSPQKDFGYDITDHRAVDPRMGRLETVDRIIEAAHGHGLKVILDLVCGHTSDAHPWFGASRRSRDGEFADWYVWADPRPDGTPPNNWLSVFGGPAWTWEPRRRQYYLHHFLSSQPALNLHDEAVLQALDDTAAFWLERGVDGFRIDAVDFFAHDPQLRSNPAAAWGGAEPPAKLFALQQHLYDMMHPAIHTVLARLRVVVDRYPDRVLLGELSSQPGAARRIAAYCGPQGLHAAYTLSLAKQPFTAQNFAGALTGTPQPEAICWSFSNHDVERAASRWLPPGADPERFNALLATLFATLPGTVCLYQGEELALPNAVLEPEDLRDPFGIAYWPDFQGRDGSRTPMPWRSGVANAGFSSAVETWLPVAEIHHTLAVDVQERRPGSPLDVWRNALRLRGRHPALTQGSVAAVEEAGSVLAFERTAEGESLLAVFNLSDQPAEYALKRKPLMVALDLPRPPGASVPEISADGRTLVLPPLAAFLGRRG
- a CDS encoding TRAP transporter substrate-binding protein, with amino-acid sequence MKRRAFLKSAGAGAAAAGAGLAVTGVAAPAIAQSQPEIQWRLASSFPKSTDILFGASELIARRVAESTDGKFQIRAFPGGELVPGLQVLDAVQNGSVQCGHTCGYYYVGKDPTFAFDTAIPFGPNARQTTAWFQAGGLELMRAFMKNYNVIQFPAGNTGAQMGGWYRKEIKTVEDFQGLKIRIAGITGQIMSKMGATPTQIAGADVYPALEKGTIDATEFVGPYDDERLGFHQVAKYYYYPGWWEGGPNVSLYVNLQEWEKLPKAYQSILTAACAEANTYMIARYDAENAKALKRLIAKGTLLRGYPRELMEQAHKIAFEYYDELAKTNPNFKTIYESWKPFLDETQLWFRVAELPYDNFMATNSSKK
- a CDS encoding glutathione S-transferase family protein; this encodes MSAEFTVYGNVNSQPATRVVLFLSMAGVPFAYRHVDLRGGQQKSADYLAINRFGRVPTLVHGDLSISESGVILTYLAEKTGQFGGRDEREKVKLAEWLSWLADVLLPVQRARAVRKFNGDANALPWIDAAAASGLAQFDRHLAGRTFIEGERVTIADIFAFPWIDLVEESNIDIATYPNVQAWHGRMLTRPGAKRQMELMPQKDVG
- a CDS encoding extracellular solute-binding protein; protein product: MRRVAAGLLIGLIAAAVAGTAGAQTQQGMARHGMALYGEPKYGPDFRHFDYVNPDAPKGGKVTLQAIGSFDTLNPFTLRGVPAAGAALIYDTLMTGSADEPFTEYGLLAESVEMPEDRSSITFNLRSGARWHDGKPVTAEDVVFSFTILTESHPFYRSYYGAVDKVEAEGERRVRFTFKPGDNRELPMIVGQLPVLPKHYWEGKDFQSTTLEPPLGSGPYRIASFDPGRGITYERVADYWGRDLPVNVGRNNFGSMAYEYYRDASVALQAFRGGLYDFRQENVAKTWATGYDFDAVRDGRVVKEEIANEVPAGMQGFVFNTRRPVFANPKVRQAIAYAFDFEWTNQTLFYGAYKRTESYFENSPLQSRDLPQGRELAILEPLRGKVPAEVFEKTYHPPSTEGQNGLRRNLLEAKRLLDEAGTDVRNGVRVDVATGKPLDFEILLDSPTFERVTLPFIENLKRLGIRASIRTVDTTQYENRTRDFDFDMVVHVWPQSLSPGNEQTGYWGSAFADRPGSQNMAGVRSEAVDHLIGEIVRANSQEDLKAAVSALDRVLLWNHYVVPHWYSGVYRVAYWSRLKRPDTVPPYSISFDAWWLSDASSAGPGKAP